CTGGCTAGGCGTTCAACATCCGTGTCCGATTCGTTGTCAGAATTTTCGGAGTTCCCAATGTGAGGATCGGATAAAAGCCCATCAATGGCCTTCCGCACTCGATTTTGATTCCACAGTCGTTGCAGGCGGTGGCCAGCACTCCCTTTGCCTAAAATTGCCCGAGATTCCTTGTTGCTCTCTCCCTGTCCATGGTTCAGCAAATGGTGAAGAGACTCCTCGCACTCGGGTATTTGATCAAACAGCCAAGCTAACGAGAGCTCTATGGTGCGCAGATATCCCGTTTGTACtcctctttttttggttGCAGGAGTGTATGAACACGTCCGCTGCTGTGCAACGCAAGTTCCACACTCAGGCTGACCTCCATCGCACTTCTCCCTCGCAGCACGACAGGCATCGCAAGCGAGGGAAACACGTCGCTTCTTTGGCTTGCTGCTCTCTCCTTGCTCACTAGACGTTGCTGCTGCTACTCCCCGAGCTGGTCTTTTCGGGGCCATGCCGTGCTGCCAATCATGCAGTCAACAATACACCTGCGAGGCCAGTCAACGTTAAAAACATAGTAGTCGGGATGGTTATAGTCGAATAGAAGCAATCTCTGATGGATAATTCACAAATACTGATGGAATAGGACATTCGCCAACGTTTTTCGATGTTTAGCAGTTTTCGAGAAGTGCAATTCGACTGGTTGTCATTGGCCCAGCGTCAAAGATCTGGGGAACGGGAAGCAAACCGGCAGTCCGGATAAACGCTTATCCACCGTCAGAGAACCGCCTTCGGCcaagagctggctggctggtgaagCCGTCCAGACCAGAAGCGAACCTGGTAATGACAACGATACAGTTACGCTTCTCAGCATTTCGTGCCGGACAACGTCCTCGTCGGCCGCATCGTGACTTAGTTGCAAGTGAAAATGCAGTGACCGCGCTGCGCCGGCACGTCTGCTGTTTGCACAAGACTCTGTCGAGGAACGAAACGCAACCAAAAAATGGCTGGCGTAAAGAGATCGTTGGCCGCAATGATGGCCGACGAAAGATTGCTCTCACCATCCATAGATCCATCAGACTCTACCGCTCGCTCTCAATCCGCCAGAACTTCTGCTGCTAGCAGCGAATACGCTACCAGAGCGCCGTCGCCTGCTTTACCATCGTTTGATGGCAACATGCCCAAGTTTACTCCGGATGCCTCAATCGTTTTTATCGGCGTTCGTGGCGCTGGCAAGACGACacttgccatcatggcagcaTCCGCTTTGAAAAAGAGAATCATTGATGTGGAAACCGCTTTCCAGCGCGCGACTAGCTTCTCAAGTGCCTCGTATAGCAAGGTGCATGGCCCTACTCAGTGTCAAAGGAAGCAAGGAGAAGTGCTACAAGACGTGCTTCAAAGCAATGACAGCGGTTGCATCATTGTGTGCTCATGGATGGAGCGACGTGTTCAGGGTCTTTTACGACAATTTGCGACAACTAACCCTGTCGTACATATCATGAGGAGCAAGGCAGCCGTGCAAGAGCATTTAAAGGTAGAATCTGGGATCAAGTGGGCGACGTTCTGGAGCACAAGCAATGCCTTCTTTCGCACATGCTCGAATCTGGAATTTTTCAATGTCTCTGAGTCAGCGGCTACCGAGCAAATCCAGCCATCCATCCGCAAGTCGAATATGGCGGACCTACCTCCATATCTAGCATTGAAACAGGCCGAAAGGCACCTGCTCAAATTCCTCTCACAAATATACCCGGCTGGTACCATCCCTTTCTTTGAATCAGCATATCCATTGGCCAGCGTTGCTACAGACGAGCGTCAATTTACATATGCCGTGGAGCTATCTGTTGAAGATATTAACCAAGATGGTGTGGATATCGAAGGCTGTTCAGCGGGCGCCGATGCAGTGCAAATAACCGTTGGGAACATCCAAAACGAATGGACAAACAGTACATACCGCGAGGAATacaccaaaatggccaatgACATTACTGAAGCTGTTGGCTTGGTACGAAGGAGCAGCGTCTTGCCCATTATTGTCCATATTGACCATCCCCAATCGGCGTCCACCACAACGACTTGTTTCTATCTTGACCTCCTTTCACACGTGTTGTCTTTGGCCCCTGAAATGATGACGGTGGACTTGCGACTAGATGATGTCGCCATCTCAAAGTTGTCAACTCTAAAGAGAAGCTCCAAGTTGATTGGCAATTACTCTCCAGTCGAAAACTTCAATTCTTGGACATCACCAAAGTGGATGTCGCTATACCAGCGAGCAGTCCAGCTGGACTGTGATCTCGTCCGTTTCATTCGCCCAGCTACAACCATGAGCGACAACTTCGAGGTTTCCCAATTTCGGTCAGCTGTTGCATCACTTCCAGATACCCACGTACCCATCATAGCATACAACTCGGGATTATTGGGTAGACACTCAGCCTGCCTAAATCCCGTCTTGACCTTGGTT
The genomic region above belongs to Pochonia chlamydosporia 170 chromosome 2, whole genome shotgun sequence and contains:
- a CDS encoding quinate pathway repressor protein QutR (similar to Neosartorya fischeri NRRL 181 XP_001264598.1), with the translated sequence MAGVKRSLAAMMADERLLSPSIDPSDSTARSQSARTSAASSEYATRAPSPALPSFDGNMPKFTPDASIVFIGVRGAGKTTLAIMAASALKKRIIDVETAFQRATSFSSASYSKVHGPTQCQRKQGEVLQDVLQSNDSGCIIVCSWMERRVQGLLRQFATTNPVVHIMRSKAAVQEHLKVESGIKWATFWSTSNAFFRTCSNLEFFNVSESAATEQIQPSIRKSNMADLPPYLALKQAERHLLKFLSQIYPAGTIPFFESAYPLASVATDERQFTYAVELSVEDINQDGVDIEGCSAGADAVQITVGNIQNEWTNSTYREEYTKMANDITEAVGLVRRSSVLPIIVHIDHPQSASTTTTCFYLDLLSHVLSLAPEMMTVDLRLDDVAISKLSTLKRSSKLIGNYSPVENFNSWTSPKWMSLYQRAVQLDCDLVRFIRPATTMSDNFEVSQFRSAVASLPDTHVPIIAYNSGLLGRHSACLNPVLTLVSAKPHSPYDPKRDASILTAQTATNALYSSFLFDSMKLYVFGVNVSYSMSPAMHNSALEACGVPHRYEPYSTNSLSQVTHLIHDANFAGASIGLPFKVECITLADALSPHAQAIGAINTMVPIRQLNDDGTIPTGSAFFRGVNRAGPVRAIYGENTDWIGIRACIRRGLSPANAVRPASCGLVIGAGGMARAAVYALLQVGVRNIAIYNRTVENGKRLAAHFTQLLQKKEFAGLGAGTNTKFEVFTQLHDTWQSEFRLPSIIISCIPTHPIGDAPSPEFKLPEPWLGNQTGGVIVELGYKTLNTPLLQQAMEHAEQGWIAMDGLDLLPDQGFAQFELFTGRRAPRRTMRKAIFENYPDQYGRSNPEELRRRLQTMVE